ACTCCGAAGGCATCGGGTACGGCGGCGAGGAGCGTCGGGCCGGCACCCGGGGCTGGGTGCGTGACCCGGACCAGGGCCCGGAGATCTCCGAGGAGGAACTCGCCGGCCTCCGGGTCGACGCCTCCGGGATGCCGCTCGGCCCGCGCCGCGTACTGCCGCTGGAGGACGAGCCGACCTCACTGGTCGCGCGCTACCTCTTCCCCACCGAGCGCTACCGGGGGGAGTGGAAGCGGCACAAGATCTACCTCGCCACCCCGCTGCTGATCGGCCTGCTGGCCACCTTCGTGCTCGGCTACCTCTCCGGCTTCCTGGCCGGTCAGCGGGTTGGCACGTTGACCACCATCGCGGTGTTGATCTGGCTCGGCATCATGGGCTGGGTCGCCTGGAAGGTGGCGGACTGGTATTTCGACCGCTTCATTCTGACCAACAAGCGGGTGATGGTGGTCAATGGGATCATCACCCGACAGGTCGCCATGATGCCGCTGTTGCGGGTCACCGACATGAAATACGAACAATCCCCGCTCGGCCGGGCGCTCAACTACGGCACCTTCGTGCTGGAGTCGGCCGGCCAGGAGCAGGCGCTGCGTGAGGTCAAGTACCTGCCCAACCCCAATGAGCTCTATCTCCGGGTCGTCGAGGAGATGTACGAGCCGCAGGCGGTCGAGGCGCGGCTGGGCAAGGAGGCCGAGGAGGCCAAGGCCGACGACGGTGCCTGAGCCCCATTGACGAGAGCACCCGACCGTTGACGGGCATGTGAGCTTGATAACGGGATTTGGCAACCGACTACGGCGGCGCAACCTTCTGCCCGAACATCGGATGCAATCGCACCTATCCGCCATGGACCTGACCGGTCCGGCTGTGGCAGCCTTCGATTGTCATGGCGGGGGGAGGCGACAGTGGCGCCGAGGCACTCGGTGGACGAGGAGTTCCGCGAGTTCGTCGCGGCGCGGTCGGCCGCCCTGCTGCGTACGGCGTATCTGCTCGCCGGTGACTGGGCGACCGCCGAGGACCTGCTCCAGACCGCGTTGACCAAGACCTACCTGGCCTGGAAGCGGCTCGGTGAGATCGAGGCGGTCGAGCCGTACGCCCGAAGGGTTTTGATCAACACCGCGACCAGTTGGTGGCGGCGGCGCTGGCACGGCGAGCGCCCCACCGAGGTGCTGCCGGAGCGGCCGGCCCCAGACCAGATCGAGGAACAGCTCGAACGCGACCGGCTGTGGCGACACGTCCGCACCCTGCCGGTACGCCAACGGGCCGTGCTGGTGCTGCGCTTCTACGAGGACATGTCCGAGGCCCAGACGGCGGCGATGCTCGACATCTCCCCGGGCACGGTGAAGAGCCAGACCTCCCGGGCCCTCAGTACGCTCCGGCGCCGGCTCGGGGCCGAGGCCGACATCCCGGTCCCCCAGGCCGGCGACGAGTTGGCGCCCGTACCGGTCGGGCGGATCGCCGCGGCCGACCAGTTCGAGGCGGCGCGACCGTCCGAGGGCAGGTCACCGGCCACCGAGCCGGCGGCCCCGCGACCCCGGCAGGTCGGCCCCCGGCGGCCGGCGTCGCCGCTGGCCGTGCCGAGCACACCCGTTCCGGCGGTCGGAGCGGAAGTTCGATGATCATGATGGAAGATTCGCTGCGGGAGATGTTCACCGCCAAGGTCGAGGCGCCGCCGGTGGCGGACGATCCGGCCGGGACGGTGATCCAGCGCGGGCGTTCGGCGCGGCGTCGGCGGACCGTCGGATCCTCGTTCGCCGTGGCGGCCGCGTTGGTGCTGGTCATCGCCGGTATGACCACGCTGGGCGGCGGCTGGCTCCCCGATCGGAGTGGACCGTCCAGCTCGGTGGCGGGCTTCAGCGTCGACTCCGTCGACCCGTACTCGACCGCACCGGTCGATCCGCCGGTCGAACCATCGCTCGCGGCTCGGAACACCGGGATCGGGCTCGACATCCGCAGCGGTGACCAGTTGTGGACCACCGAGGGGCGGCGGCTCAGCCTCACCGGAGTCGGCGAGGTCACCCGGGTCTACCGGGTACCCGCCGGTTGGGTGTACGCCGGGGCCGGCAAGGTCCGTCTGCTCCGACCGGACGGCTCCGCACGCTCGCTCAGCGGCGAGGACGACCGGTGGGTGCTGAGCGCCGACGGCAACCTGTTCGCCTTCCAGATCGGCACGACGCTCTACTACGCCAAGATCACCACGTCCGGGATGGCGGTGGTCGGAGACGTGCCGGTGCCCGCCGACAGCTGGCCGGTGGCACTCACCGCCGAACGGGTGGTGATCTCCAACGGCCCGCACGGCTACGGATTCGTGAACCTGACCCAGCCGGCCGCGCCGCTGCGGAACGCCAACGTCACGGCGGTCTACGCCCCCGCCGGCGCGGATCTCGTGGGGCTGGTCCGGGAGAAGAACGGCTCGCGAACCTGCCTGGCCAGGCTCGCTCCCGACGGCGGCCAGCTGCTGCCGGTACGCGTCGACGGCTGCGCCCTGGGACTGAGTGGTACGGCCGCCGACGGCGGGCTCGCCCCGGACGGGCGCTGGCTCGCCGAACGGCGTACCGCGGACGTGGCCCTGATCGACGTCGAGCGGACCCTGGGCGGCGGATCCGACCTGGTGTCGTGCCCGGTCACCGCCGCGGTGACCCCCGTCTGGGCGGACGACCGGACGGTGGTCACCGGTGACGAGGGGCGGGTCGTGCGCTGCCGGACCGACGGCACGAAGGATGAGGTGCCGCTGCCCGACGGCGTGCAGGAGAGCTGGCAGCCGGTGCCGAGGCTGATCGTGCCGGTCGACGGCCGGTAACGTCGCCCCGGTGACGTCCCCCCAGCCCGCGACGCCGGCCGCCGGACACCGTCCCGCCCGGATCGACCTGCACACCCACTCGACTGCCAGCGACGGCACCCTCACCCCCGAGGAACTGGTCCGCGCGGCCCGGGCGGCCGGGCTCGACGTACTGGCGATAACCGACCACGACACCACCGGCGGCTGGGACCGGGCGGCGCTGGCCCGGCCGCCGGGACTCACCCTGGTCCGGGGCGCCGAACTCTCCTGCCGGTGGTACGGCACCGAGCCGTCGATCCCGCTGCACCTGCTCGGCTACCTCTTCGACCCGGAGTCCCCGGAACTGGTCGCCGAACTGACCCGGGTCCGCGCGGCCCGGGAGGTACGCGGCGAACGGATCGTCGACCTGCTCCGCGCCGACGGCGTCGACGTGAGCTGGCCGGAGATCCGAGCCAGTGCCGCCGGCGGAACGGTCGGCCGGCCGCACATCGCGCAGGCGCTGATCCGGGCCGGTCTGGTCGCGACGACGGCCGAGGCGTTCACCCCGGACTGGCTCGGCGAGCGGTACCGGCTGCCCAAGGACGACATCGACGTGTTCCGGGCGATCGAGCTGGTCCGGCAGGCCGGCGGGGTACCGGTGATGGCGCATCCCCGAGCCAGCCGACGGGGCCGGATCGTGCCGGACTCGCTGATTGTGGAGTTGGCGGCGGCCGGGCTGGCCGGCCTGGAGGCCGAGCACGAGGACCATTCGCCGGCCGAGCGGGCACACGTACGGGCCCTGGCGGCGGAACTCGGGCTGGTGGTCACCGGCTCCTCGGACTTCCACGGCACGCACAAGACCGTCCGGCTCGGCGCGTACACGACGCAGGTCGAGGCGTACCACCGGATCCTGGCCTCGGCCAGTGGGGTGGCCGTGCTCGCCGACCCCGGCTGACCTGCCCGGACGGCGGTCCGGGCCGGACTACGGTGATCACGTGAACATGAAGTTGCTCGGCGAGGTCCTGGTGACCCTGCTGGTGATCACCGATCCGCCGGGCATGGTGCCGATCTTCCTCGCCCTGACCGGTCAGATGCCGGCCCGGGACCGGGTACGCGCCGCCTGGCAGGCGGTGGCGCTCGCCCTCGGGGTGATCGTGGTGTTCGCGGTGGCCGGGCAGACACTGCTGGACTACCTGCACATCGACCTGCCGGCGTTGCAGGGAGCCGGCGGCCTGCTGCTGATCCTGGTCGCGCTGGAACTGCTGACCGGCAAGGCCGACAACCCCGGCGAGCAGACCACCACCAACATCGCGCTGGTGCCGCTGGGTACGCCACTGCTGGCCGGTCCCGGGGCGATCGTCGCCACCATGCTCTTCGTGCAGCGGGCGGAGGGGACGGCGGACTACCTGTCGATCGGCGTCGGCATCGTCGCGGTGATGGCCGCGGTCTGGCTCATCCTGCGCTTCTCCGGCATCGTGGTGAAGGTGCTCCGGCCGGCCGGGATCGAGGTGCTGACCCGGATCGCCGGCCTGCTGCTCGCCGCGATCGCGGTGCAGCTCATCGCCGACGCGGTGGCCGCCTTCGTCACCGCGCACCTGAACGGCGCCTGACCGGGCGGGCACCCCGGACGGCGGACCGGTTCGGGCGGCGCGGCGTTAGGACGTCGGACCGGTTCGGGTGGCGCGGCACGGCGTACGGACGGCGGATCGACAGGTGTGTCGGACCGACATGGCAGGATCGGGCCGTGCCTAGGCCTTCCTCCGGCGGTAACCGGACCCCTCGACCCCGTGGCGCCGAGCCCGAGCAGTTGGGCTTCGAGGGGATGCCCGAACGCCTCTTCGTCTGTACGCCCAGCAAGCTCGGCGCGTACACGGACTGCCCCCGGCGCTACCGCTACTCGTACGTCGACCGTCCCGCGCCACCGAAGGGCCCGCCCTGGGCGCACAACTCCCTCGGCGCGAGCGTGCACACGGCCCTGCGCAACTGGTACGCCCTGCCGGCCGACCGCCGCAGCTCCGATGCGCTGCCGACGCTGCTCAAGGGCACCTGGGTCCGGGAGGGTTACCGGGACGAGGAGCAGGAGCGGGCGGTGTTCCGCCGTGCCCTGGACTGGCTGGAGTCCTACGTGGAGACGTTGGACCCCGATCAGGACCCGCTGGGCGTGGAGCGGGTGGTGGCGGTCAAGACCGCCGTGCTGGCGTTCAACGGTCGGACCGACCGGATCGACTCGCGCCCCGGCCCGGACGGTCCACAGTTGGTGATTGTCGACTACAAGACCGGGCGCACCGGGCTGGACGCCGACGACGCCCGTGGCTCCCAGGCGCTGGCGCTGTACGCGTACGCCGCCGAGCGGGTGTTCCGGCAGCCCTGCCGGCGGGTGGAACTGCACCACCTGCCCACCGGGACGGTGGCGGCACACGACCACACCCCGGAGTCCCTCGCCCGGCAGTTGGGCCGGGCCGAGGACACCGCCCGGGACATCATGGCCGCCGAGCGGGCGATCACCGACGGCACCGATCCCGACGAGGCGTTTCCGGTCGCGCCGGGGGTGCGGTGCGGCTGGTGCGACTACCGGCGTACCTGCCCGGCCGGAGCGGACGCACCCGCCAAGGAACCCTGGACGGCCGTGGAGCGGGCACTGCTGCCGGCCGACCCGCAGTGACGCCGGAGCACGCCCGCGTCGGCACCCTGCGCGCCGTCCGGTCCCGCACTGCCGCCGGCCCCGCCCGGTCCGGTGCCGGTCGGTCGGGTCAGTCGTCCGAAGCCCGGCGTAGCTGACAGTTGGGGCAGAGTCCCCAGTAGGTGACCTCCGCCTCGTCGACCTCGAAGCCGTACGCGGTGACGGGGTCGAGGCAGGGGGCGGAGCCGACGGCGCAGTCCACGTCGGCGATCTCGCCGCAGCCCCGGCAGACGACGTGGTGGTGGTTGTCCCCGACCCGGGCCTCGTAACGGGCCGGTGACCCGGCGGGCTCGATCCGGCGGGACAGCCCGGCCCGGGACAGCGCGCCGAGCACGTCGTAGACCGCCTGGGTGGAGACCGATTCGAGCCGCTGGCGGACCCGCTGGGTGATCTCGTCGACCTCCAGGTGCCCGCCGGCGGCCAGCACCTCCAGTACGGCGAGCCGTGGCCTGGTGACCCGAAGGCCCCTCGACCGGAGCAGCTCCTCGCCAGTCATCTGCCTATCACAGCACGTGAATGCGGTGCCAACAAGGCGCGTACCGGCTCATCGTGGCCGCCGCCACCTCGGGCGGGGCCGGTCGGAGGGTGACAACCGGAGACCGGCGGAACCAAACTGAACCGCCCGGGCTCCTCACCCGTGTACCGGAATGGATCACAGGAACTGTGACCTGTTCGTCGTAGCGTAGGGTCCCCGGTCGGGATCATCACAAAGGAGACGCTGGTGTTCAGGGAATTCATGGGCCTCCCCTTACATCCGATGCTGATTCACGCCGTCGTGGTCTTCGTGCCGCTACTGGCGTTGGTCAGCGTCGCCTACGTCGCCCTGCCCCGGTTCCGGTCCCGGCTCGACTGGGCGGCGGTGGCCCTCGCGGTGGGCGCACCCGTCTCGGCTTTCTTCGCCAAGATGTCCGGCGAGGAGCTGAAGGAGGTGCTGATCGGCCGGAACTACCCGCCGGAGGGGATAGCCAAGATCGAGGAGCACCAGGGCTACGGCGAGCTGACGCTCTGGTGGAGCCTCGGCCTCGGGGTGGCCACGATACTGCTGGTGGTGCTGACCAGCCGGCGTGCCCAGGCCCGGTCGCTGCCCGGCTGGGTGAAGCTGGTGCTCTCCGGAATCGTCGTGGTGCTCGCCGGGATCAGCGTCTACTACGTCTATCTCACCGGCGACACCGGCGCCAAGACCGTCTGGGAGGGCATCCTCTAGGGCCGCCGCCGCCCGAGCCCGCCCGGGCAGAGGCCGCCCGCCTGACCGCCGCCCGCGTGACCGGCGCCCGGGCGGCCGGTCAGAACAGCAGCCGCGAGCAGAGCAGGCACATCACCACGAGTACCACCGCGCCACCGACCATCCCGATGCCGTAGGTCAACGTCCGCGCGCTGCCCTCGGCGAATTCCAGGCCGGACAGGTCCTGGGCGGGCAGTGGTCGTGGCGGTGGCGGCTGCACGTGCAACGCCGGTCGCCAGCCCGGCGGTGGGGTGTCGCTCGGGGGCGGCCCGGGGTAGTGGACCTCGGGTCGCGTCGGTGGCGGCGCCGGGGTGTCCGCCGCCGACTCCGGCGTGCCGGCGGATGGTTCCGGGGGCCGGCGCCAGAAGGCGTCATCGGCGGAGTTCCCGCTCTGCGTCGTCACGCTGTCCGACGCTACCAACCCGAGCCGCACCGGAGCGTTCTCCGGTGTCACCGACCCGTACGCCGGGCCGACCGCGCGGCCCGGCTCCGGTAGTGGGGGCGCTTTCCGCAGGCCGGCCGCGCGGCCGGCTCCTGGGCGAGCACGCGGGGACGCTGCCATGCCGGGGCGAGGGCGCGGGGACGCTGCCACGGCGGGCCGGCGGGGCGCGGCCACGCCGCCGCGCCGGGGGCGCGGGTACGCTTCCCGGGTGCACAGGACCGACGAGCCGCGCGCCACGGGTGACGCCGGAGACGACGACCGAAGGGTCGAGCTGACCGACGATCACCGGGTGCTGCCCGACCAGTCCATGGATGACACCGACCGGGGCTGGGGCGAGCTGTCGGATTCCAACGACGACCGGCTGTTGGCCGAGCGCCCGCCACACTGGGACTGACCGGCCCTCGGGCGGGCCGGACGTGCGAGTTCCACTCGATCATCAACCTCCCTGGGCAGTACACCTAGGGTCGGACGATGATCGCGAAGCGGGTGGGCTCCGGCATGCCGACCGCACGGTGTGCCTGGTCAGGGCTGAGCGCCAGGTAGATCGCGCTGGCCGCGTCCTGGTCCGGAGCACTCTCCAACACGTCGAGCACCAACGCCCGGGCCGCCAGCACCGTGGGCCTCGGCGTCCGGGCCGTTCGATCGCCGCTGCCGGGCACCGCCAGCAGGTCGACCCGGACTCCCGGCCGGGCCACCGTCAACGCGGCCGGCTCGGCGAGCCGGATCGGAACGCCGACCGCCCCCGCCGGCACCGGTAACGGCGCGGCGCTGGAGTCGGGCGGGTTGCCGGACGAGCCGGGCCCGGGCGTCGCGGTGGTACCCGCCGGGGACGCCGTCGAGGAGCGTCCGGCTGCCGGTCCCGCACCCGTCGGATCGGGGCAGGACGAGGGCTGACGCAGGTAGAGCAGGCCGAGTGCGAGGGTCAGCAGGGCGGCGACCAACGCCCAGCGAAGTGCCGAACCGCCGCTGGGGCGTACCGGCCAGCGGCTCGGTGCCAGTGTGCCGTCGCGGCGGGCGGGCGTACGGTCGTGCGCCATGGCGAGCCTCCCTGGGCCGGCGGCGCCAGCACCCGGGGGCGCCGTCCGGTGCGCAGGAGGTTAGGCGAAGACCGGGCCGGAAGGCGGGCCCGAACCGACCGCCTGTGGATAACCCAGGGGCCTGTGGATAACTGTGCTGCCGGAGGGGTCAGCTGCTGCTGGTCGAGGAGGACGAGGTCGACGCCTTCGACTTGCTGGCCGACTTGTCGGAACTGGTCGAGCCGTTGGTCGAGCCCGATCCTCCGCCGCCGTCTCCGCTGCTGCCGCCGCCGGAGGTCGAGCCGGAGCCGCTGCCACCCGACGAGCCGGAGTCGCCGCTGCCGCCGGAGCTGCCCTTCGCGGAGTCGGACTTCGCGGAGTCGGACTTCGCCGCCGCGGCGCCCGTGCTGCCCTCCGAGCCGTTGGCCCGGGAGTCGGTCCGGTAGAAGCCGGAGCCCTTGAACACGATGCCGACCGAGTTGAACAACTTGCGCAGCCGGCCCGCGCACGCCGGGCACTCGGACAGCGGCTCGTCGGTGAAGGACTGCACCGCCTCGAGCTGGTGGCCGCACTCGGTGCAGGCGTACTGGTAGGTGGGCACGTATCCCTCCGGATCTTGCAAGCCTGTTGGCACTCGACGTATCCGAGTGCCAATGGTGCGGCATCGTACCCGCTTTCGTCCAGCCAAAGTGTCGGGGCTGACCCTGGCCCGGCGTCGACGCGTGCGGGCGTCAATCGGAGATCAGCCGCCGTAACCCACTGGACGGGGTGATCACGGAACGAACCGGACGGTCGAGCAGCCCGCGCGGGACGGAGTCGACCAGCTCGCCGTCGTACAGCAGTGCCACGGTCAGGGCGCCCTCGTCGGCCCGGGTCAGGGCCCGGTCGTACGAGCCACCGCCCCGGCCCAGCCGCAGCCCGGTACGGTCCACGGCCACCGCTGGCACCACGACCAGCTCGGCGGTGCCGATCGCACCCGGACCGAGCCGCTCGGCGGTCGGCTCCCGCAGTCCCCGGCCAGCGGCCACCAGCGCGTCCGGTCCGGTGTACGGGGCCCAGTCCAGGTCGAGGTCCGGGCGGAGTATCGGCAGCAGGAGTTGGCCACCCGGTCCGAGCGCTCCGGCCAACGCGTCCGGCAGGTCCGGCCCACCGGGCTCGGAGCCGACCGGGACGTACCCGGTGATCCGATTCGGTCGTACCCGCCGGACCAGGGTGATCAACTCGGCCCGGATCCGCTCGGTCGCGACCCCGCGGACCTGCGGTGACAGCGCCCGGCGGCGGGCGAGCATCCGAACCCGGAGCGCGGCCTTTGCCGGACCGATCCCTTCATCCGGAAAATCCGGCACGTAACACTCCCGCGGTGACACCGGTTAACCAATTCGGTTGGGTCAGCATCGCAGCATCGGGTGCGGAGCTTCCGGGGGGATGAGTGACGCTGCGCGGACGCTTGACCACAGCTTTCCTCGCCGTGGTGCTCGGGCCGGTCCTGCTCGGCGCGTTCTTCGTCGCCGGCACCGTGGCGACGATCAGTCGCCACCAGTCCGAGGACCGCCTGAATCTCGCCGCCGGCACGGTCCGGACCTCGATCAACGCACTCTGCCAACAGTTGCACGCCACGGCCGGCGCCGTCGCCCTGATCGCCGATCCGGCGAGTCGGGCCGGCGTCGCCACCGAGGTGGTGGCGCGCGGACTGGCCGGCGCCGTCCTGATCACCGATCCGGCCGGGGTTACGGCGTTCGTCACCCCGGGTGCGCCGGCCCGGCCGTGGGTGTCGTGCGCGGGCCCGGCCGCCACCGGTTCCGCGCTGGGTGCCCTGGCGGTGCGGGTGGAACTGCGGGACCGGCTCGGCGTGGTGGTCGGGGCGGTGTGGGCCGCCCAGGTCCTGGACGCCACGTTCGTCCGGCGGCTCGCCGCCGCCAGCGGAACCGCGGTGACGCTGATCCGGGGCGGGCCCGGACCGGCCGCGACGGCGCCGGGTACCGGGCCGGTGCCGCACAGCCCGCCGCCGCCGAACAGCGCGCCGCCGGGCCCCGGTGCGCCGCCGGACCTCGGGCCACCCTCCGCCGCGCCGCCGGCCGCCGGCCCGCCATCGGGTACGTCGTCCGGCCCCGGACCGCCGACGGTCGGCTCCGCATCGGGCGGGGTCCCGTCGTCGGAGGCCGTTCCGGGCGGGACCGGGTCCCTGGGCGCCGGGTCGCCGGAGGTGGAGTCGCAGAGCACCGAGTCGACAGGTGCGCGGGCCGGGGTGCTCGAAGCCGCGCGACGGATCTCCGGGGACAAGGTCGTCCGCGCCGAGGGCGGCCGGTACGTACGGCGGGTCGGCCCGTCGCCCGGCCAGCCGCTGCCGCTGGTGCTGTCGGTACCCCGGAACCCGCCGACGGCCCGGTACGGGTCACTCGGTATCGGCGTACTGCTCGCCGGGGCGCTCGCGGCGCTGGCCGCCTGGCGGCTGGCCCGTTCGACCACCCGCCCGCTGACCGAACTCGCCCGGGCGGCCGACCGGGTCGCCGACGGTGACCTGGCGGCCCGGGTGCCGGTCCGGGCACCGGACGAGGTCGGCCGGCTCGCCGACAGCTTCAACCGGATGACCCGGGACACCCAGTCCTACCTGCGGGCGCTGGTAATCAGTCGGCACCAGTTGCGCGACCAGCTCAGCGTGCTGGGTGACACCCTCGCCAGCACCCACGACCTGCACCGGATCTTCCAGGTGATCCTGCGTACCGCGATGGCGGCCACCGGTGCCCGGGCCGGGGTGGTGCTGCTGCTCGACCCCGGTACCGGGATCCTGGTCAGCCAGTGCGCCGAGGGGCTGGACGGTCGGGAGCCGACCGTGGGTTGGCCGACCGGAGGCGACCGGCCGGGGCAGCCCGGTCCGCCGGAACTGCGGGTTCCGCTCGGCGGTGGGCTGCTGGGCACGGTCGCGGCCACCAGGCAGCCGCGCCGGGGGAGGCTGGACCGGGACGGCCCACCCCTGTACGCGCACGAACCGCACTGCCGGACGTACGTCGCGGTGCCGTTCTCGGCCCCCGCGCCGGCCGGTACGGCGTTGCCGCCCGCCTCGGCCAGCGGAAGCGGAACCCTGCCGCTGCGCCCCGCTGCCGCCGCCCGCTGGTCGGCCGGAGCCCTCGGGTCCGGCACCTGGTACCCGGGGATGGCCGGTGGCCCGGGTACGGGGCCGGGCGACCCACCGTCCGCCGTCGGCGTACTCGCCCTCTACGACCGGCTCGGGTCGGACGAGTTCGACGACGCCGACCTGGTCACCCTGGGTACCTTCGCCGGTCATGCCGCGGTGGCGGTGGACAACGTCCGGGTGCACGAGGAGGCGCAGCGGCTGTCGCTGACCGACCCGCTGACCGGGCTGTGGAACTACCGCTATCTCAAGGAGTCGATCCGGCGGGAGATCGAACGGGCCAGCCGGTTCGGCCGGATGCTCAGCGTGCTCGCCCTTGACCTCGATCGATTTAAGGAGGTCAATGACACGTACGGGCACGCGGCCGGGGACGCGGTGCTGGCCGAGTTCGCCGCGCGGATCCGTGGCGCGATGCGGGAGGTCGATCTCGCCTTCCGGCAGGGGGGTGAGGAGTTCGTGGTGCTGCTGCCGGAGACGGACGCCCGGGGCGCGGCGACGGTGGCCGAACGGCTGGGCGCGGCGGTCCGGGAGACCCCGATCGCGATCAGACCCCGGCCGGGGGTGATCGCTCCGGTCCGGGCGCTGGTCTCGATCACCGTGTCGGTCGGCGTCGCCGTCTACCCCGATCACGCCGCCACCGGCCCGCAGCTCCTGGTCGCGGCGGACGAGGCGCTCTACGCGGCCAAGGCGGCGGGCCGGGACACCTATCAGCTGGCCACGGCGGGCGGTCGGCCGGTGTCGGAGGAGATCGCGGTACGGGTCGGCGCCGCGTCACCGGACGACGGGCTGCCCTGGGCCGGGGACGGCTC
The nucleotide sequence above comes from Plantactinospora soyae. Encoded proteins:
- a CDS encoding Fur family transcriptional regulator; this translates as MTGEELLRSRGLRVTRPRLAVLEVLAAGGHLEVDEITQRVRQRLESVSTQAVYDVLGALSRAGLSRRIEPAGSPARYEARVGDNHHHVVCRGCGEIADVDCAVGSAPCLDPVTAYGFEVDEAEVTYWGLCPNCQLRRASDD
- a CDS encoding DUF2231 domain-containing protein; its protein translation is MFREFMGLPLHPMLIHAVVVFVPLLALVSVAYVALPRFRSRLDWAAVALAVGAPVSAFFAKMSGEELKEVLIGRNYPPEGIAKIEEHQGYGELTLWWSLGLGVATILLVVLTSRRAQARSLPGWVKLVLSGIVVVLAGISVYYVYLTGDTGAKTVWEGIL
- a CDS encoding RecB family exonuclease translates to MPERLFVCTPSKLGAYTDCPRRYRYSYVDRPAPPKGPPWAHNSLGASVHTALRNWYALPADRRSSDALPTLLKGTWVREGYRDEEQERAVFRRALDWLESYVETLDPDQDPLGVERVVAVKTAVLAFNGRTDRIDSRPGPDGPQLVIVDYKTGRTGLDADDARGSQALALYAYAAERVFRQPCRRVELHHLPTGTVAAHDHTPESLARQLGRAEDTARDIMAAERAITDGTDPDEAFPVAPGVRCGWCDYRRTCPAGADAPAKEPWTAVERALLPADPQ
- a CDS encoding PHP domain-containing protein, with amino-acid sequence MTSPQPATPAAGHRPARIDLHTHSTASDGTLTPEELVRAARAAGLDVLAITDHDTTGGWDRAALARPPGLTLVRGAELSCRWYGTEPSIPLHLLGYLFDPESPELVAELTRVRAAREVRGERIVDLLRADGVDVSWPEIRASAAGGTVGRPHIAQALIRAGLVATTAEAFTPDWLGERYRLPKDDIDVFRAIELVRQAGGVPVMAHPRASRRGRIVPDSLIVELAAAGLAGLEAEHEDHSPAERAHVRALAAELGLVVTGSSDFHGTHKTVRLGAYTTQVEAYHRILASASGVAVLADPG
- a CDS encoding translation initiation factor 2; this translates as MTTQSGNSADDAFWRRPPEPSAGTPESAADTPAPPPTRPEVHYPGPPPSDTPPPGWRPALHVQPPPPRPLPAQDLSGLEFAEGSARTLTYGIGMVGGAVVLVVMCLLCSRLLF
- a CDS encoding PH domain-containing protein codes for the protein MGNPSGEPPEPEDDAERRRRDRDTEPIPRVRPDEGPGFGTGPDYSDGPSYSDGPEYSEGIGYGGEERRAGTRGWVRDPDQGPEISEEELAGLRVDASGMPLGPRRVLPLEDEPTSLVARYLFPTERYRGEWKRHKIYLATPLLIGLLATFVLGYLSGFLAGQRVGTLTTIAVLIWLGIMGWVAWKVADWYFDRFILTNKRVMVVNGIITRQVAMMPLLRVTDMKYEQSPLGRALNYGTFVLESAGQEQALREVKYLPNPNELYLRVVEEMYEPQAVEARLGKEAEEAKADDGA
- a CDS encoding SigE family RNA polymerase sigma factor is translated as MAPRHSVDEEFREFVAARSAALLRTAYLLAGDWATAEDLLQTALTKTYLAWKRLGEIEAVEPYARRVLINTATSWWRRRWHGERPTEVLPERPAPDQIEEQLERDRLWRHVRTLPVRQRAVLVLRFYEDMSEAQTAAMLDISPGTVKSQTSRALSTLRRRLGAEADIPVPQAGDELAPVPVGRIAAADQFEAARPSEGRSPATEPAAPRPRQVGPRRPASPLAVPSTPVPAVGAEVR
- a CDS encoding MarC family protein — its product is MNMKLLGEVLVTLLVITDPPGMVPIFLALTGQMPARDRVRAAWQAVALALGVIVVFAVAGQTLLDYLHIDLPALQGAGGLLLILVALELLTGKADNPGEQTTTNIALVPLGTPLLAGPGAIVATMLFVQRAEGTADYLSIGVGIVAVMAAVWLILRFSGIVVKVLRPAGIEVLTRIAGLLLAAIAVQLIADAVAAFVTAHLNGA
- a CDS encoding 5-formyltetrahydrofolate cyclo-ligase; the encoded protein is MPDFPDEGIGPAKAALRVRMLARRRALSPQVRGVATERIRAELITLVRRVRPNRITGYVPVGSEPGGPDLPDALAGALGPGGQLLLPILRPDLDLDWAPYTGPDALVAAGRGLREPTAERLGPGAIGTAELVVVPAVAVDRTGLRLGRGGGSYDRALTRADEGALTVALLYDGELVDSVPRGLLDRPVRSVITPSSGLRRLISD
- a CDS encoding FmdB family zinc ribbon protein, producing the protein MPTYQYACTECGHQLEAVQSFTDEPLSECPACAGRLRKLFNSVGIVFKGSGFYRTDSRANGSEGSTGAAAAKSDSAKSDSAKGSSGGSGDSGSSGGSGSGSTSGGGSSGDGGGGSGSTNGSTSSDKSASKSKASTSSSSTSSS
- a CDS encoding flagellar biosynthesis protein FlgA produces the protein MAHDRTPARRDGTLAPSRWPVRPSGGSALRWALVAALLTLALGLLYLRQPSSCPDPTGAGPAAGRSSTASPAGTTATPGPGSSGNPPDSSAAPLPVPAGAVGVPIRLAEPAALTVARPGVRVDLLAVPGSGDRTARTPRPTVLAARALVLDVLESAPDQDAASAIYLALSPDQAHRAVGMPEPTRFAIIVRP
- a CDS encoding diguanylate cyclase, which gives rise to MTTAFLAVVLGPVLLGAFFVAGTVATISRHQSEDRLNLAAGTVRTSINALCQQLHATAGAVALIADPASRAGVATEVVARGLAGAVLITDPAGVTAFVTPGAPARPWVSCAGPAATGSALGALAVRVELRDRLGVVVGAVWAAQVLDATFVRRLAAASGTAVTLIRGGPGPAATAPGTGPVPHSPPPPNSAPPGPGAPPDLGPPSAAPPAAGPPSGTSSGPGPPTVGSASGGVPSSEAVPGGTGSLGAGSPEVESQSTESTGARAGVLEAARRISGDKVVRAEGGRYVRRVGPSPGQPLPLVLSVPRNPPTARYGSLGIGVLLAGALAALAAWRLARSTTRPLTELARAADRVADGDLAARVPVRAPDEVGRLADSFNRMTRDTQSYLRALVISRHQLRDQLSVLGDTLASTHDLHRIFQVILRTAMAATGARAGVVLLLDPGTGILVSQCAEGLDGREPTVGWPTGGDRPGQPGPPELRVPLGGGLLGTVAATRQPRRGRLDRDGPPLYAHEPHCRTYVAVPFSAPAPAGTALPPASASGSGTLPLRPAAAARWSAGALGSGTWYPGMAGGPGTGPGDPPSAVGVLALYDRLGSDEFDDADLVTLGTFAGHAAVAVDNVRVHEEAQRLSLTDPLTGLWNYRYLKESIRREIERASRFGRMLSVLALDLDRFKEVNDTYGHAAGDAVLAEFAARIRGAMREVDLAFRQGGEEFVVLLPETDARGAATVAERLGAAVRETPIAIRPRPGVIAPVRALVSITVSVGVAVYPDHAATGPQLLVAADEALYAAKAAGRDTYQLATAGGRPVSEEIAVRVGAASPDDGLPWAGDGSGRASAAERTPGGVRSGRGTGVVRPTTPGRAGGSAPVDAGSGPDGALSGPQPPRQGRGR